One window from the genome of Caloranaerobacter sp. TR13 encodes:
- a CDS encoding S-layer homology domain-containing protein codes for MKRIISFFLFFLLLITIFNSNAIIYAESELDTNALQLFFNKLAKMSEAKREFGALILEEYIYDGDQGIEDLKNVIDILITEEQKKVLEQYGYTVDDLKRELDRLKKWSLDDKKKLVQYIKDGNITELEALILKYEAVKVKEDKNINSDASNIEKEEELSTNESDNEVLVEVKFTDIDNNWAKDDIVFLAQREIIKGKSEEIFDPQGYISRAEFISLIVRLFDLKPLSEEFNFDDVNIDDWYYESVKAAYQNGIINGISENIFSPNQNISREQVVAIIIRILEKEKLLSKLETVNRDLGLYTDKNEISPWAVETMAKALRYGLISGRTNSILAPRDYTTRAEAAKLIKKLYDILNN; via the coding sequence ATGAAAAGGATTATATCTTTCTTTTTATTTTTTTTACTTTTAATCACAATATTTAACAGTAATGCAATTATTTATGCTGAAAGTGAACTAGATACAAATGCACTACAATTATTTTTTAATAAGCTTGCAAAGATGAGTGAAGCAAAAAGGGAATTTGGAGCTCTAATTTTAGAAGAGTATATTTATGACGGTGACCAAGGTATTGAGGATTTAAAAAATGTTATTGACATACTTATAACTGAAGAACAAAAAAAGGTGTTAGAGCAATATGGATATACAGTTGATGATCTAAAAAGAGAGTTAGATAGACTTAAAAAATGGAGCTTAGACGACAAAAAGAAATTAGTACAGTATATAAAAGATGGCAATATTACTGAGTTAGAAGCACTTATTTTAAAATATGAAGCTGTAAAGGTTAAAGAAGATAAAAATATAAATTCAGATGCATCTAATATAGAAAAAGAGGAAGAGTTATCAACTAATGAATCAGATAATGAAGTATTGGTCGAAGTTAAATTTACAGATATTGATAATAACTGGGCTAAAGATGATATTGTATTTTTAGCTCAGAGAGAAATTATAAAAGGTAAATCTGAGGAAATATTTGACCCTCAAGGTTATATTTCTAGAGCAGAGTTTATATCTTTAATTGTAAGATTATTTGATTTAAAGCCACTTAGTGAAGAGTTTAATTTTGATGATGTCAATATAGACGATTGGTATTATGAGAGTGTTAAAGCTGCTTATCAAAACGGAATAATAAATGGCATTAGTGAAAATATATTTTCACCTAATCAAAATATTTCAAGAGAGCAAGTTGTTGCAATTATTATAAGGATTTTAGAAAAAGAAAAACTACTTTCAAAACTAGAAACTGTAAATAGAGACTTGGGCTTATATACTGATAAAAATGAAATTTCACCATGGGCAGTTGAAACTATGGCAAAGGCATTAAGATATGGACTTATTTCTGGAAGGACAAATAGTATTTTAGCGCCTAGAGACTATACAACTAGAGCTGAAGCAGCTAAATTAATTAAGAAATTATATGATATTTTAAATAATTAA
- a CDS encoding tyrosine-protein phosphatase yields MKKKEGEERRLKQMHDIHSHILPSVDDGAKHIEEAVEMARIAEANGVKTIFATPHYIEGEGYKNTEHNKKVLDRLNEALKVENIGVKVLLGNEVFITPDIVKLLEEGEVSTLNNSRYLLVELPMFNMPIYTEDIIYELRLKGIVPIIAHPERNTKIMEDPNILYEFIKLGALAQLNLTSLIGYYGESVKKTAEILLKHEMIHFMGTDSHSHKSRALNITQGIEVMSKIVGYHKVDEIINKNPLAILNDEEININEPKRYVRKGKIRSILEAIVGR; encoded by the coding sequence TAGTGTTGATGATGGAGCTAAGCATATTGAAGAAGCAGTAGAAATGGCTAGGATAGCAGAAGCTAATGGAGTAAAAACAATTTTTGCTACACCACACTACATAGAAGGCGAAGGGTATAAAAATACAGAGCATAATAAAAAAGTGTTAGATAGATTAAATGAAGCATTAAAGGTAGAAAACATAGGGGTAAAGGTACTTCTGGGTAATGAAGTATTTATTACCCCTGATATAGTAAAGCTTCTTGAAGAAGGTGAAGTTTCTACATTAAATAATTCAAGATATTTACTTGTAGAACTACCTATGTTTAATATGCCTATTTATACAGAAGATATAATATATGAACTTAGATTAAAAGGAATAGTTCCAATTATTGCTCATCCTGAAAGAAATACAAAGATTATGGAAGATCCTAATATATTGTATGAGTTTATTAAGTTAGGAGCACTAGCGCAGCTTAATCTTACTAGTTTAATTGGATATTATGGGGAATCAGTAAAAAAGACTGCAGAAATTTTGTTAAAGCATGAAATGATTCATTTTATGGGGACAGATTCACATTCACATAAAAGTAGAGCATTAAATATAACACAGGGAATAGAAGTAATGTCTAAAATAGTAGGCTATCATAAGGTAGATGAGATAATAAATAAAAATCCGTTGGCAATATTAAATGATGAAGAGATAAATATTAACGAACCTAAACGCTATGTTCGTAAGGGAAAGATTAGATCAATTTTAGAAGCAATTGTTGGAAGGTAA